The following are encoded in a window of Pseudomonas graminis genomic DNA:
- a CDS encoding amino acid permease, translated as MSENMSHSGDLKRGLKNRHIQLIALGGAIGTGLFLGSAGVLKSAGPSMILGYAVCGFIAFMIMRQLGEMIVEEPVAGSFSHFAHKYWGGFAGFLSGWNCWVLYILVGMSELTAVGKYIQYWWPEVPAWASAAVFFVMINVINLANVKVFGEAEFWFAIIKVVAILGMIALGSYLLVSGEGGPQASVSNLWDRGGFFPHGVSGLVMALAFIMFSFGGLEMLGFTAAEADQPRTIIPKAINQVIYRILIFYIGSLVVLLSLTPWDALLVDLNASGDAYSGSPFVHVFSMLGSTTAAHILNFVVLTAALSVYNSGTYCNARMLFGMAEQGDAPQSLARVDSRGVPVRAILVSAAVTLIAVLLNYLMPQNALELLMSLVVATLVINWAMISYSHLKFRQHLSRIGQQPLFKALWYPYGNYVCLAFVVLILGIMLMIPGIRVSVYAIPVWLAAMWVFYLIKNKRRANSESMAQRTSIIK; from the coding sequence ATGAGTGAAAACATGTCCCATTCGGGTGACTTGAAGCGTGGTCTGAAGAACCGACACATCCAGCTGATCGCCCTCGGTGGCGCGATCGGCACGGGTCTGTTTCTGGGCTCGGCAGGGGTGCTGAAGTCCGCTGGCCCGTCGATGATCCTTGGCTACGCCGTCTGCGGCTTCATCGCCTTCATGATCATGCGCCAGCTGGGCGAGATGATCGTCGAAGAGCCGGTGGCCGGGTCGTTCAGCCATTTCGCCCACAAATACTGGGGCGGCTTTGCCGGCTTCCTGTCGGGCTGGAACTGCTGGGTTTTGTACATTCTGGTGGGCATGTCCGAGCTGACCGCCGTCGGCAAATACATTCAGTACTGGTGGCCCGAAGTCCCTGCGTGGGCCTCGGCAGCCGTGTTCTTCGTGATGATCAACGTCATTAACCTGGCCAATGTGAAAGTCTTCGGCGAGGCCGAATTCTGGTTCGCGATCATCAAGGTCGTGGCGATCCTGGGGATGATCGCCCTGGGCAGTTATCTGCTGGTGAGCGGCGAGGGTGGCCCGCAAGCGTCGGTGAGCAATCTGTGGGATCGGGGTGGCTTCTTCCCCCATGGCGTGAGCGGGCTCGTCATGGCGCTGGCGTTCATCATGTTCTCGTTCGGGGGCCTGGAAATGCTCGGCTTCACCGCTGCGGAAGCGGACCAGCCGCGCACCATCATTCCGAAGGCCATCAACCAGGTCATCTACCGGATTCTGATTTTCTACATCGGCTCGCTGGTGGTGCTGCTGTCACTGACGCCGTGGGACGCCTTGCTGGTCGACCTCAATGCGTCCGGCGATGCCTACAGCGGCAGCCCGTTCGTGCATGTTTTCTCGATGCTGGGCAGCACAACGGCGGCGCACATTCTTAACTTCGTCGTGCTGACGGCGGCTTTGTCGGTCTACAACAGCGGCACTTATTGCAACGCACGCATGCTGTTCGGCATGGCCGAGCAGGGCGATGCGCCGCAGTCACTGGCGCGGGTCGACAGTCGGGGTGTTCCGGTGCGGGCGATTCTGGTGTCGGCGGCGGTGACGCTGATTGCTGTGCTGCTCAACTACCTGATGCCGCAAAACGCCCTCGAGCTGTTGATGTCGCTGGTGGTCGCGACGCTGGTGATCAACTGGGCGATGATCAGCTATTCCCACCTCAAATTCCGCCAACACCTGAGCCGCATCGGCCAGCAGCCGTTGTTCAAGGCGCTGTGGTACCCGTATGGCAACTACGTCTGTCTGGCGTTTGTGGTGCTGATTCTGGGGATCATGCTGATGATTCCCGGCATCCGGGTTTCGGTGTACGCGATCCCGGTCTGGCTGGCGGCGATGTGGGTGTTCTACCTGATCAAGAACAAGCGCCGGGCCAACAGCGAGTCGATGGCCCAGCGCACGTCGATCATCAAATGA
- the arfB gene encoding alternative ribosome rescue aminoacyl-tRNA hydrolase ArfB, with protein MLIISNNIHLPDSDVELTAIRAQGAGGQNVNKVSSAMHLRFDINASSLPPFYKERLLALRDSRITSDGVLVIKAQQYRTQEQNRADALERLSELIVSAGKVEKKRRPTKPTLGSKTRRLESKTKRGSIKAGRGKVDF; from the coding sequence ATGCTGATCATCTCCAACAACATCCATCTGCCGGACAGCGACGTCGAGCTGACCGCCATCCGTGCCCAGGGTGCGGGTGGTCAGAACGTCAACAAGGTTTCCAGCGCCATGCACCTGCGCTTCGACATCAACGCCTCGTCGCTGCCGCCGTTCTACAAGGAACGACTTCTGGCGCTGCGTGACAGTCGTATCACCAGCGACGGCGTGCTCGTCATCAAAGCGCAGCAGTACCGGACGCAGGAACAGAACCGTGCCGATGCGCTGGAGCGTTTGAGTGAGCTGATCGTCAGTGCGGGGAAGGTCGAGAAGAAGCGTCGGCCGACCAAACCGACCCTGGGCTCGAAGACCCGCCGGCTGGAATCAAAGACCAAGCGCGGGTCGATCAAGGCAGGGCGGGGCAAGGTCGATTTTTAA
- a CDS encoding leucyl aminopeptidase, which translates to MDNSSAIEHFLYYLQRHPAIAGMNTPQVLLAHTPEYRSIVNGIIESATARDFFRFSTMPLDTTPVGELTEAITHSDLYVLFYDSSTLPNPRAEGPAFIRQLQEVMSAQWKKSLLFKDYGDYFYDTFSVEPERIAQLNAALIDTMNEGETLSFSDEHGSYFEAPLRELKKWTNINGVGNYDLAPGEIATHSESINGHVRFLGTFLSTIPFARKYGIIESPLELWIENSVVTRIATDVPGLEHDFNKYLDANPSNRRIEELGIGTNEGVSQLYARNAGFEERHCGLHLGLGGGAKGSHHMDLIFNSGSLAVDKRVVFDGTAYVV; encoded by the coding sequence ATGGATAACAGCAGCGCAATCGAACATTTCCTGTATTACCTGCAACGCCACCCCGCCATCGCCGGCATGAACACTCCCCAAGTACTACTGGCCCATACCCCGGAATACCGCAGCATCGTCAATGGCATCATCGAAAGCGCTACGGCGCGGGATTTCTTCCGGTTCAGCACTATGCCGCTGGACACCACCCCGGTCGGCGAACTGACAGAAGCCATCACCCATTCCGATCTCTATGTCCTGTTCTACGATTCCTCAACGCTGCCCAACCCGCGCGCCGAAGGACCGGCTTTCATTCGTCAGTTGCAGGAGGTGATGTCGGCGCAGTGGAAGAAGTCTCTGCTGTTCAAGGATTACGGCGACTATTTCTACGACACGTTCAGCGTTGAGCCAGAGCGCATCGCGCAGCTGAATGCGGCGTTGATCGACACCATGAACGAAGGCGAGACCCTCAGCTTCAGTGACGAGCACGGCTCGTACTTCGAGGCACCGCTGCGCGAACTGAAGAAGTGGACCAACATCAACGGCGTCGGCAACTACGACCTGGCACCCGGTGAGATCGCCACCCACAGCGAATCCATCAACGGTCATGTGCGGTTCCTCGGCACCTTTCTCAGCACCATCCCTTTCGCGCGCAAGTACGGGATCATCGAATCGCCACTGGAACTGTGGATCGAGAACTCCGTGGTGACCCGCATCGCTACTGACGTACCGGGGCTGGAGCATGACTTCAATAAGTACCTGGACGCCAATCCTTCGAACCGGCGCATCGAAGAACTGGGGATCGGCACCAACGAAGGCGTCAGTCAGCTGTACGCGCGCAACGCGGGGTTCGAAGAGCGTCACTGCGGGCTGCATCTGGGCCTGGGCGGCGGCGCCAAGGGCAGCCATCACATGGACCTGATCTTCAACAGCGGTTCACTGGCCGTGGACAAGCGCGTGGTGTTCGATGGGACCGCCTACGTCGTCTGA